A section of the Brevundimonas sp. AJA228-03 genome encodes:
- a CDS encoding Do family serine endopeptidase — protein sequence MLKRKEFILGAAVGLTFAAAATAGGVIDWPGANAAERPTAAGRLIPSAGAGLAFAPPQGAPLSFADIFEQVAPAVVQIDVETPVERPRGGMIPIPGLPGFGFQAPETQQPDEDEEPRTAQGAGSGFFISADGFIVTNNHVVENATKIMVKLSDGRELQARLVGRDKDTDLAVVKVEGSDFKFVSFEEAAEPRVGDWVIAVGNPFGLGGTATAGIVSARARDIGDGSTPYTDYLQIDAAINRGNSGGPTFDIYGRVIGVNSAIFSPTGGSVGIGFAIPASIAKSVTDRLMSGRAIERGYLGVQIQNLPEDYREPLGLPAEQEGAFIAEVTPGGPAAEAGLRESDVVVALNGQPVTSSTELTRRVGQASPGDVLRLEIFREGRRQTINVRSGTRPADVNAQANGADEDQTVRPDRVQPLAGEVIEGMTVAPITEALRSRYSIDEGVRGLVVTGVSATSRAGRAQIPAGAVITQANGRPVASVAELRGVIAALRTANRDSVLLMFRVPQGNRPFVLELEDK from the coding sequence ATGCTGAAACGCAAGGAATTCATCCTGGGGGCCGCCGTCGGCCTGACCTTCGCCGCCGCGGCGACCGCCGGGGGCGTGATCGACTGGCCGGGTGCCAATGCGGCCGAACGGCCGACCGCCGCCGGACGCCTGATCCCCTCGGCCGGAGCGGGCCTGGCCTTCGCCCCGCCGCAGGGCGCGCCGCTCAGCTTTGCCGACATCTTCGAACAGGTCGCGCCCGCCGTGGTCCAGATCGATGTCGAGACCCCGGTCGAGCGCCCGCGCGGCGGCATGATCCCCATCCCCGGCCTGCCGGGCTTCGGCTTCCAGGCCCCCGAGACCCAGCAGCCCGATGAGGACGAGGAGCCCCGGACGGCCCAAGGGGCCGGGTCCGGCTTCTTCATCTCGGCCGACGGCTTCATCGTGACCAACAATCACGTCGTCGAGAACGCTACCAAAATTATGGTCAAGCTGTCGGACGGGCGAGAACTTCAGGCCCGGTTGGTCGGTCGCGATAAGGATACGGACCTGGCCGTGGTGAAGGTCGAGGGATCGGACTTCAAATTCGTCAGCTTCGAGGAAGCGGCCGAACCGCGCGTCGGCGACTGGGTCATCGCCGTGGGCAACCCCTTCGGCCTGGGCGGCACCGCCACGGCCGGGATCGTCTCGGCACGCGCCCGCGACATCGGCGACGGGTCGACGCCCTATACGGACTATCTGCAGATCGATGCCGCCATCAACCGGGGCAACTCGGGTGGGCCGACGTTCGATATCTACGGCCGGGTGATCGGGGTGAACTCCGCGATCTTCTCACCGACCGGCGGCTCGGTGGGCATCGGCTTCGCCATTCCGGCCTCGATCGCCAAGTCGGTGACGGATCGGTTGATGAGCGGCCGAGCGATAGAGCGCGGCTATCTGGGCGTCCAGATCCAGAACCTGCCGGAAGACTATCGCGAGCCGCTGGGCCTTCCTGCAGAACAGGAAGGCGCCTTCATCGCCGAGGTCACGCCCGGCGGCCCGGCGGCCGAGGCCGGGCTGCGCGAAAGCGACGTCGTGGTGGCCCTGAACGGCCAGCCCGTCACGAGTTCGACCGAACTGACCCGTCGCGTGGGACAGGCCTCGCCGGGCGATGTCCTGCGGCTTGAGATCTTCCGCGAAGGCCGTCGCCAGACGATCAATGTCCGGTCCGGGACCCGCCCGGCAGACGTCAATGCCCAGGCGAACGGAGCCGATGAGGACCAGACGGTTCGCCCGGATCGCGTGCAACCTCTGGCAGGGGAAGTCATCGAAGGGATGACGGTCGCGCCGATCACCGAGGCCCTTCGGTCTCGCTATTCGATCGACGAGGGCGTCCGCGGACTGGTCGTGACCGGGGTGTCGGCAACGTCGCGGGCGGGGAGGGCCCAGATCCCCGCCGGTGCCGTCATCACCCAGGCCAACGGCCGACCGGTGGCCAGCGTCGCCGAGCTGCGCGGGGTCATCGCGGCCTTGCGTACTGCCAATCGCGACAGCGTGCTGCTGATGTTCCGCGTTCCGCAGGGCAACCGGCCGTTCGTGCTGGAACTCGAGGACAAGTGA
- a CDS encoding HAMP domain-containing sensor histidine kinase, translated as MQLPSLFRRTPFRLTLLFLALFAAAASAILAYVYIASATEAQAKAEADVTGELLTLRGIYDTRGIDALNMAVIDRSISRNAFVYQLIDRSGMPITGSLSVNPFEPTAQDGAWITFPFTDIDAEGRVIRPQVRAVTSRLSGGETLIVGESLGDTEAYLNRLTQALWAAMGMVLLLGLSGGLLISRNLERSMARLTRVVTAVEEGDLKARVPVKASGDELDELGRGLNHMLDRLEGSMASIRHAGDAIAHDLRSPLTRMRAKLEVALIDADNGKVSGVEALGIALDEADTLLKTFNTVLAIARLQAAAGRIPDAAVFDAADLAADMAELYEPAAEDKGLEFSAEIETGLMIEGGRPFLAQALANVIDNAIKYTPVGGAVMLRARRRSSGEIEYSVTDTGPGVPEADRGRVIERFVRLDNSRTEAGSGLGLSLVGAVMEAHMGRIQLDEGPGEYGGFGPGLRVALILPPASVA; from the coding sequence ATGCAGCTTCCCTCCCTCTTTCGCCGCACGCCCTTTCGCCTGACGCTGCTGTTCCTCGCCCTGTTCGCGGCGGCGGCGAGCGCGATCCTGGCCTATGTCTACATCGCCTCGGCGACGGAGGCGCAGGCCAAGGCTGAGGCGGATGTGACGGGCGAGTTGCTGACCCTGCGGGGCATCTATGACACGCGCGGGATCGACGCGCTGAACATGGCGGTCATCGATCGTTCGATCAGCAGAAACGCCTTCGTCTACCAGCTGATCGACCGAAGCGGGATGCCGATCACCGGCAGCCTGAGCGTTAATCCCTTCGAGCCGACGGCGCAGGACGGCGCGTGGATCACCTTCCCCTTCACCGACATCGACGCCGAGGGGCGCGTGATCCGGCCCCAGGTGCGGGCTGTGACCTCACGGTTGTCGGGTGGCGAGACCCTGATCGTCGGCGAGAGCCTCGGCGATACCGAGGCCTATCTGAACCGGCTGACCCAGGCGCTGTGGGCGGCCATGGGCATGGTGCTGCTGCTGGGGCTCAGCGGCGGGCTCCTCATCAGCCGAAATCTTGAACGGTCGATGGCGCGGCTGACCCGCGTCGTCACGGCCGTGGAGGAGGGGGATCTCAAGGCTCGTGTGCCGGTCAAGGCGTCGGGCGACGAGCTGGACGAGCTGGGGCGCGGCCTGAACCACATGCTGGACCGGCTGGAGGGGTCGATGGCCTCGATCCGGCATGCGGGCGACGCCATCGCCCACGACCTGCGCTCGCCGCTGACGCGGATGCGGGCCAAGCTGGAGGTCGCCCTGATCGACGCCGACAATGGCAAGGTTTCGGGCGTCGAGGCCCTGGGCATCGCGCTGGACGAGGCCGATACCCTACTGAAGACCTTCAACACCGTCCTGGCCATCGCCCGGCTGCAGGCTGCGGCGGGGCGGATTCCCGACGCCGCCGTGTTCGACGCCGCCGACCTGGCTGCCGACATGGCCGAGCTGTACGAGCCCGCCGCCGAGGACAAGGGGCTGGAGTTCTCCGCCGAGATCGAGACCGGGTTGATGATCGAGGGCGGGCGGCCCTTCCTGGCCCAGGCCCTGGCCAACGTCATCGATAATGCCATCAAATATACCCCGGTCGGGGGCGCGGTGATGCTGCGTGCGCGTCGTCGCTCCTCGGGCGAGATCGAATATTCGGTCACCGACACCGGACCGGGCGTGCCCGAGGCGGATCGCGGTCGGGTCATCGAACGCTTCGTGCGGCTGGACAACTCCCGCACCGAGGCCGGATCGGGGCTGGGCCTGTCGCTGGTGGGTGCCGTGATGGAGGCGCACATGGGCCGCATCCAGCTGGACGAGGGTCCGGGCGAATACGGCGGCTTCGGTCCCGGCCTCCGCGTCGCCCTGATCCTGCCGCCTGCGAGCGTGGCGTGA
- a CDS encoding bifunctional [glutamine synthetase] adenylyltransferase/[glutamine synthetase]-adenylyl-L-tyrosine phosphorylase yields the protein MSDLPLGRRIAPCGPVVDANAAERARDRLAPLAAEGGWGDVFDAAWPALVPAFAASPYLFGLARRWPAILRAVLTDPVDDRLAELIARTIALTGGADDMRAPLRHLKAELHLLTALADLGGVWDLDRVTGALSRFADVASRAALSGVAEDLRRRGKLLTPAADTRGPIPGLFGLAMGKHGAFELNYSSDIDLSLFFDPERLAPVLAGGTEAQGLMNRVAQGVAALLSERTADGYVFRVDLRLRPDPSSTPPVVAVPMALDYYESVGQNWERAAFIKARAICGDFEAATAFLKEMVPFVWRRSLDYQAVLDIQSIKRQIHVHKTGEGLEAAGANLKLGRGGIREIEFYAQTQQLILGGRDAGLRQPRTVDALAALVDRGHLPAGVAAGMTDAYVELRGLEHRIQMLDDEQIHVLPADPVRRAAVAALAGAGDLAIFDAGVEAVLLGVNRRYGALFEGEEELSSPFGSLVFTGVDNDPETLATLQRMGFPDPSNVADTIRSWHHGRIPATRSVRGRELFTRLAPRLLTALARTGAADAAFRRFSVFFSGLSAGVQIQALFLNQPELFERIVGVMAFAPRLARTLGRYPAALDSMLDVRFETELGVNTGLFDQMDEEAKAAGDFEGAMNAVRRLHREQAFRIGMQTLTGRVGPQAAGKGFTNLADAVMRTLSAAALTETLRLGGTFPGAVAVIALGKAGSGEMTAGSDLDLMTVYDAPADAVSGTRGWSADTFYVRFTQRLISALSARTAEGGLYEVDMRLRPSGSKGPVSVRLSGFSAYYAGEAATWEFMALTRARVAWASDPAFGSQVTQAIEEALRRPRPGVDVAAEVRAMRDLMARERRASGFWDLKLVPGGLVDAEFVGQFRQLQAAGRGTALSVSTLEQLASDKALHEAWALQQGLSQLLACAFDDRADVEAEPATFHARLATAAGEKDFKALVRRLERTRKAARKAFDKALPPPGGLAT from the coding sequence GTGAGCGACCTGCCGCTGGGCCGACGGATCGCACCGTGCGGTCCGGTGGTCGACGCGAACGCGGCAGAGCGGGCGAGGGACCGGCTGGCCCCGCTGGCGGCCGAAGGCGGATGGGGCGATGTGTTCGACGCGGCATGGCCCGCCCTGGTCCCGGCCTTCGCCGCCTCGCCCTATCTGTTCGGTCTGGCCCGGCGCTGGCCCGCGATCCTGCGGGCTGTGTTGACCGATCCGGTCGACGACCGGCTGGCCGAGCTCATCGCCCGCACCATCGCCCTGACCGGCGGGGCCGACGACATGCGGGCCCCCCTTCGGCACCTGAAGGCCGAGCTGCATCTTCTGACGGCGCTCGCCGATCTGGGCGGTGTCTGGGATCTGGATCGGGTGACGGGCGCGCTCAGCCGGTTCGCGGATGTCGCCAGCCGCGCGGCCCTGTCCGGCGTGGCCGAGGACCTTCGCCGACGGGGAAAACTGCTGACCCCCGCCGCCGACACGCGCGGGCCCATTCCGGGCCTGTTCGGCCTGGCCATGGGCAAGCATGGCGCCTTCGAGCTGAACTATTCCTCCGACATCGACCTCAGCCTGTTCTTCGATCCCGAGCGGCTGGCCCCCGTCCTGGCCGGGGGCACGGAGGCGCAGGGGCTGATGAACCGGGTGGCCCAAGGGGTCGCGGCCCTGCTGAGCGAGCGCACCGCAGACGGCTATGTCTTCCGCGTCGATCTGCGGCTGCGGCCCGATCCGTCGTCCACGCCGCCGGTTGTGGCCGTCCCCATGGCGCTGGACTATTACGAGAGCGTCGGCCAGAACTGGGAGCGGGCCGCCTTCATCAAGGCGCGCGCCATCTGCGGGGACTTCGAGGCCGCGACAGCGTTCCTGAAGGAGATGGTCCCCTTCGTCTGGCGACGCAGCCTCGACTATCAGGCCGTGCTCGACATCCAGTCGATCAAGCGACAGATCCACGTCCACAAGACCGGCGAGGGGCTGGAGGCGGCCGGGGCGAACCTGAAGCTGGGGCGCGGCGGCATCCGCGAGATCGAATTCTATGCCCAGACCCAGCAGCTGATCCTGGGCGGGCGAGACGCCGGCCTGCGCCAACCCCGCACCGTCGATGCATTGGCGGCCCTCGTCGACAGGGGCCATCTGCCCGCCGGGGTCGCTGCCGGGATGACCGACGCCTATGTCGAGCTGCGCGGTCTGGAACACCGGATCCAGATGCTGGACGACGAACAGATCCACGTCCTGCCCGCCGATCCCGTCCGCCGCGCGGCCGTCGCGGCCCTGGCGGGGGCGGGCGACCTGGCGATCTTCGATGCGGGGGTCGAGGCGGTGCTGCTGGGCGTCAACCGGCGCTACGGGGCTCTGTTCGAGGGGGAGGAGGAACTGTCCTCGCCGTTCGGCAGCCTGGTGTTCACCGGGGTGGACAACGACCCGGAGACCCTGGCGACGCTGCAGCGGATGGGGTTCCCGGACCCCTCGAACGTCGCCGACACGATCCGGTCCTGGCACCACGGCCGCATCCCGGCGACCCGCTCGGTCCGGGGGCGCGAGCTGTTCACGCGGCTGGCCCCGCGCCTGCTGACGGCGCTGGCGCGGACGGGCGCGGCGGACGCGGCCTTCCGACGGTTCTCGGTCTTCTTTTCGGGCCTGTCGGCGGGGGTACAGATCCAGGCCCTGTTCCTGAACCAGCCCGAGCTGTTCGAGCGCATCGTCGGCGTCATGGCCTTCGCCCCCCGGCTGGCGCGGACCCTGGGGCGCTATCCGGCGGCGCTGGATTCCATGCTGGACGTGCGGTTCGAGACCGAGCTGGGCGTCAACACCGGCCTGTTCGACCAGATGGACGAGGAGGCGAAGGCGGCCGGCGACTTCGAGGGGGCCATGAACGCCGTGCGCCGCCTGCATCGCGAGCAGGCCTTCCGCATCGGCATGCAGACCCTGACCGGCCGGGTCGGCCCACAGGCGGCGGGGAAGGGTTTCACCAACCTGGCCGATGCCGTCATGCGCACCCTGTCGGCCGCAGCCCTGACCGAAACGCTACGGCTGGGCGGGACCTTTCCCGGCGCGGTCGCGGTCATCGCACTGGGCAAGGCCGGGTCTGGCGAGATGACGGCGGGGTCCGATCTGGATCTGATGACCGTGTACGATGCGCCTGCCGATGCGGTGTCCGGGACCCGGGGCTGGTCGGCGGATACCTTCTATGTCCGTTTCACCCAGAGGCTGATCTCAGCCCTGTCGGCGCGCACGGCAGAGGGGGGGCTGTACGAGGTCGACATGCGGTTGCGCCCTTCCGGCTCCAAGGGACCGGTGTCGGTCAGGCTGTCGGGCTTCAGCGCCTACTATGCCGGGGAGGCCGCGACCTGGGAGTTCATGGCCCTGACCCGCGCCCGCGTCGCCTGGGCCAGCGACCCGGCCTTCGGGTCGCAGGTGACCCAGGCCATCGAGGAGGCCCTGCGCCGGCCGCGTCCGGGCGTCGATGTCGCCGCAGAGGTCCGCGCCATGCGCGACCTGATGGCGCGCGAACGCCGCGCCTCGGGCTTCTGGGACCTGAAGCTGGTACCCGGAGGGCTGGTCGACGCCGAATTCGTCGGTCAATTCCGGCAGTTGCAGGCTGCAGGCAGGGGCACCGCGCTCAGCGTCTCGACGCTGGAGCAACTCGCCTCCGACAAGGCCCTGCACGAGGCCTGGGCCCTGCAGCAGGGTCTGTCCCAGCTGCTGGCCTGCGCCTTCGACGACCGCGCCGACGTCGAGGCCGAACCCGCCACCTTCCACGCCCGGCTGGCGACAGCGGCCGGCGAAAAGGACTTCAAGGCGCTGGTCCGGCGGCTGGAGCGAACGCGCAAGGCGGCGCGCAAGGCCTTCGACAAGGCCCTGCCACCCCCCGGAGGACTCGCGACCTGA
- a CDS encoding EF-hand domain-containing protein, whose product MRKILLVTGAAGVLAILAGAAVAQTATPAPHGMRADANADGRISRDEFVQGRVARLTAVDANRDGSVSAEEMRSGIDTRRNQQVSARFDTADTDGNGMLSREEFISAAGQRGERAGRGGHGRGGEHRGWRGAGRGGAERGTRGPVAIADVEARITAAFARLDKDGDGYVTARERQTARGEMREARRERRAARMANRTAGTSSPSTAPSE is encoded by the coding sequence ATGAGAAAGATCCTTCTGGTTACGGGCGCCGCGGGCGTCCTGGCCATCCTCGCCGGAGCCGCAGTCGCCCAGACGGCGACACCGGCACCGCATGGCATGCGCGCGGATGCCAATGCCGACGGCCGTATCAGCCGTGACGAATTCGTTCAGGGCCGGGTGGCACGCCTGACGGCCGTGGACGCCAACCGCGACGGCTCGGTCTCGGCCGAGGAGATGCGCTCCGGCATCGACACCCGCCGCAACCAGCAGGTCTCGGCCCGCTTCGACACGGCCGACACCGACGGCAATGGCATGCTGAGCCGCGAGGAGTTCATCTCGGCCGCGGGTCAGCGCGGCGAGCGCGCCGGGCGCGGCGGCCACGGGCGGGGCGGGGAGCATCGCGGCTGGCGCGGAGCGGGCAGGGGCGGTGCCGAGCGCGGCACGCGCGGACCGGTGGCCATCGCCGATGTCGAGGCCCGCATCACCGCCGCCTTCGCCCGTCTGGACAAGGACGGCGACGGCTATGTAACCGCCCGGGAACGTCAGACCGCCCGGGGCGAGATGCGCGAGGCCCGTCGGGAGCGTCGCGCCGCGCGGATGGCCAACCGCACCGCCGGAACGTCGTCGCCATCGACGGCCCCTTCGGAGTAG
- a CDS encoding response regulator transcription factor, with product MKILVVEDDAEAAQAMVRGLTEGGHTVSHAIDGAYGLLEAQKGDYDVYVVDRMMPRLDGIGMVETLRKDGDQTPVLFLSAMGEVEDRVVGLKAGGDDYLVKPYAFAELIARVEALSRRRETGGVQTVLKVGDLEMNLIARTVHRGSTEIDLQPREFQLLEFLMRHAGQSVTRTMLLEKVWEYHFDPQTNVIDVHISRLRSKIDKGFDRAMLQTVRGAGYRLEA from the coding sequence ATGAAAATTCTGGTTGTCGAGGACGACGCCGAGGCGGCCCAGGCAATGGTGCGGGGCCTGACCGAGGGCGGCCACACCGTGTCCCACGCCATCGACGGGGCCTATGGCCTGCTGGAGGCGCAGAAGGGCGACTACGACGTCTATGTGGTCGACCGGATGATGCCCCGGCTGGACGGCATCGGCATGGTCGAGACCCTGAGGAAGGACGGCGACCAGACCCCGGTGCTGTTCCTGTCGGCCATGGGCGAGGTCGAGGACCGCGTCGTGGGGCTGAAGGCCGGGGGCGACGACTATCTGGTCAAGCCCTATGCCTTCGCAGAGCTGATCGCCCGGGTCGAGGCCCTGTCGCGCCGCCGCGAGACGGGCGGGGTGCAGACCGTGCTGAAGGTCGGCGACCTGGAGATGAACCTGATTGCCCGCACCGTGCATCGCGGCTCGACCGAGATCGACCTGCAGCCGCGCGAGTTCCAGCTGCTGGAATTCCTGATGCGTCATGCCGGCCAGTCGGTGACCCGCACCATGCTGCTGGAAAAGGTCTGGGAATACCATTTCGACCCCCAGACCAACGTCATCGACGTCCACATCAGCCGCCTGCGCTCCAAGATCGACAAGGGTTTCGATCGCGCCATGCTGCAGACGGTCCGGGGCGCGGGGTACCGGCTGGAGGCTTGA
- the arsC gene encoding arsenate reductase (glutaredoxin) (This arsenate reductase requires both glutathione and glutaredoxin to convert arsenate to arsenite, after which the efflux transporter formed by ArsA and ArsB can extrude the arsenite from the cell, providing resistance.): MDVVIYHNPACGTSRNALALIRHVGIEPHVIESLKTPPSRAMIVDLAARAGVPIRMLMRAKEAAFSDLGLGDPGLDDDRLLDAIGAQPVLLNRPIVVSGLGVRLCRPSEAVLDLLPSDGLKPFTREDGAVVVDASGRRVLP, encoded by the coding sequence ATGGACGTCGTCATCTATCACAACCCAGCCTGCGGCACGTCCCGCAATGCCCTGGCCCTGATCCGTCACGTCGGGATCGAACCCCATGTGATCGAGTCTCTGAAGACGCCGCCCAGTCGGGCCATGATCGTCGATCTGGCGGCGCGCGCCGGTGTTCCGATCCGGATGCTGATGCGCGCGAAGGAAGCGGCGTTCTCCGATCTTGGCCTCGGCGATCCCGGGCTGGACGACGACCGGCTGCTGGATGCGATCGGAGCGCAGCCGGTCCTGCTCAATCGCCCGATCGTCGTGTCCGGGCTCGGCGTCCGGCTTTGCCGGCCTTCGGAAGCCGTCCTCGACCTGCTGCCGTCCGACGGCCTCAAGCCCTTCACCAGGGAGGACGGAGCGGTGGTCGTCGATGCCTCCGGACGGCGCGTCCTGCCCTGA
- a CDS encoding cytochrome c-type biogenesis protein, with product MAAEPAAAPDRPLPDAAQEARAQALFKDVRCVVCQHESIADSPAGIAGDMRQRIREEIASGDTDAAVRADLVRLYGDYILFTPPVREGTWLLWFGPLMLVVLGGLALIAFTRRQTVESPPLSPDEERRLADLLQTETVRPDPDASAPHDGR from the coding sequence TTGGCCGCCGAGCCCGCCGCGGCACCCGACCGGCCCCTGCCCGATGCCGCCCAGGAAGCCCGCGCCCAGGCCCTGTTCAAGGACGTGCGCTGCGTCGTCTGCCAGCATGAGTCCATCGCCGACAGCCCGGCGGGCATCGCCGGCGACATGCGCCAGCGCATCCGCGAGGAGATCGCCTCGGGCGATACCGACGCCGCCGTCCGCGCCGACCTGGTCAGGCTGTATGGCGACTACATCCTGTTCACGCCGCCGGTGCGCGAGGGGACCTGGCTGCTGTGGTTCGGGCCGCTGATGCTGGTCGTGCTGGGCGGGCTGGCGCTGATTGCCTTCACGCGCCGCCAGACCGTGGAATCCCCACCGCTTTCGCCTGATGAGGAGCGTCGGCTGGCCGATCTTCTCCAAACGGAAACGGTTCGCCCCGATCCTGACGCAAGCGCGCCTCACGACGGGCGCTAG